In the genome of Vicia villosa cultivar HV-30 ecotype Madison, WI linkage group LG7, Vvil1.0, whole genome shotgun sequence, one region contains:
- the LOC131616653 gene encoding uncharacterized protein LOC131616653 isoform X1, whose protein sequence is MEVKAMEPQEGEDIHNCLIKLRDNPKRRRDKVYIGCGAGFGGDRPLAALKLLQRVEELNYLVLECLAERTLADRYQIKSSGGDGYDSQISSWMNMLLPLAFERGTCIITNMGAMDPLGAQQKVLEIATALGLDVSVAVAHEVSVTDLGSGSSPTKVYTTEGGISTYLGAVPIVQCLEKYQPDVIITSRLADAALFLAPMVYELGWNWDELEHLAQGSMAGHLLECGCQLTGGYFMHPGDKYRDISFQQLLDLSLPYAEIRFDGEVCVAKAEGSGGVLNFNTCAEQLLYEIGDPSAYVTPDVVIDFQDVSFLPLSSSRVLCFGAKPSTISVPDKLLQLVPKDCGWKGWGEISYGGYECVKRAKAAEFVVRSWMEETIPGLNRCILSYLIGYDSLKAFSSDENASPQRTSEDIRLRMDGLFEQKEHAIQFTREFTALYTNGPAGGGGISTGYKKEILLEKHLVNREAVFWRIGIKRNTKSHSNEEVDHEHNLKHITTLQPKLQSETDKSSEFVSSCRSSTPAPSGQKIPLYNVAHSRAGDKGNDINFSLIPHFPPDIKRLKPIITCEWVKSVVSPLLDSSPSLDLDARDRRDKWISENVKVEIYEVKGIQSLNIVVRNILDGGVNCSRRIDRHGKTISDLVLCQQVVLPP, encoded by the exons ATGGAAGTTAAAGCAATGGAACCCCAGGAAGGAGAAGATATTCATAACTGTTTGATCAAGCTG AGAGATAATCCGAAAAGGCGAAGGGATAAGGTTTATATTGGCTGTGGAGCAGGGTTTGGTGGTGACAGGCCTTTGGCTGCACTTAAACTGCTCCAAAGAGTTGAAGAACTAAATTATTTAGTCCTTGAATGCCTGGCGGAGCGGACCCTCGCCGATCGATATCAAATTAAGTCTTCTGGCGGTGATGGTTATGATTCTCAGA TTTCTAGCTGGATGAATATGCTGCTGCCTCTGGCTTTTGAACGAGGAACTTGCATAATCACCAATATGGGTGCTA TGGATCCTCTGGGTGCTCAACAGAAGGTCTTAGAAATAGCTACTGCACTCGGACTTGATGTTTCTGTCGCTGTTGCTCATGAGGTGTCTGTTACAGATTTAG GTTCAGGATCTTCACCTACAAAAGTATATACCACAGAGGGT GGTATCAGCACCTACTTGGGAGCTGTTCCTATTGTTCAATGTCTTGAGAAATACCAACCAGATGTAATAATCACATCAAGACTTGCTGATGCTGCTTTATTCTTAGCACCTATG GTTTATGAACTTGGTTGGAACTGGGACGAGTTAGAGCATCTAGCTCAAGGATCTATGGCTGGCCATCTTCTAGAATGTGGTTGTCAACTCACAGGAGGATATTTCATGCATCCAG GAGACAAGTACCGTGATATCTCCTTCCAGCAATTACTGGATTTATCACTTCCTTATGCTGAAATCCGTTTTGACGGAGAAGTGTGCGTGGCAAAGGCTGAAGGTAGTGGCGGAGTTCTAAATTTCAATACATGTGCTGAACAATTACTCTATGAGATTGGAGATCCTAGTGCTTACGTGACTCCTGATGTA GTCATTGACTTTCAAGATGTTTCCTTCCTTCCATTATCTAGCAGTAGAGTACTATGTTTTGGGGCAAAGCCATCTACTATTTCAGTTCCTGATAAACTTTTGCAGTTAGTTCCAAAG GATTGTGGTTGGAAAGGATGGGGAGAGATATCTTATGGAGGTTATGAATGTGTTAAACGTGCCAAAGCAGCTGAATTTGTG GTTAGATCATGGATGGAAGAAACAATTCCTGGTCTTAATCGCTGTATACTTTCTTATCTGATTGGGTATGATAGTCTCAAAGCTTTTAGCAGCGATGAAAATGCTTCACCACAGAGGACTAGCGAAGATATTAGGTTACGTATGGACGGACTTTTTGAGCAGAAGGAACACGCCATCCAATTTACCAGAGAGTTCACAGCATTGTATACAAATGGACCAGCAGGTGGTGGGGGTATCAG TACCGGATATAAGAAAGAGATTCTTCTAGAAAAACATTTG GTCAACCGTGAAGCTGTTTTCTGGCGAATCGGGATAAAGAGAAACACAAAAAGCCACTCAAATGAAGAAGTTGATCATGAACACAATCTGAAGCACATAACGACCTTACAACCAAAGTTACAATCCGAAACTGACAAATCCTCAGAATTTGTTTCATCTTGTAGAAGTTCTACACCAGCTCCATCAGGACAGAAGATTCCACTTTACAATGTAGCACATAGCAGAGCCGGAGATAAAGGAAACGACATCAACTTTTCTCTCATCCCACATTTTCCTCCTGATATTAAGAGATTGAAACCGATTATCACATGTGAATGGGTAAAATCAGTGGTCTCGCCTCTTCTGGATTCGTCGCCTTCTCTTGATTTAGATGCAAGAGATCGAAGAGATAAATGGATCAGTGAAAATGTTAAAGTTGAGATATATGAAGTTAAGGGAATCCAGTCATTGAATATTGTTGTCAGGAACATCTTAGACGGCGGTGTCAACTGTTCGCGAAGAATTGATCGGCACGGAAAGACCATTTCAGATCTCGTACTGTGCCAACAAGTTGTGTTGCCACCATGA
- the LOC131616653 gene encoding uncharacterized protein LOC131616653 isoform X2, with translation MEPQEGEDIHNCLIKLRDNPKRRRDKVYIGCGAGFGGDRPLAALKLLQRVEELNYLVLECLAERTLADRYQIKSSGGDGYDSQISSWMNMLLPLAFERGTCIITNMGAMDPLGAQQKVLEIATALGLDVSVAVAHEVSVTDLGSGSSPTKVYTTEGGISTYLGAVPIVQCLEKYQPDVIITSRLADAALFLAPMVYELGWNWDELEHLAQGSMAGHLLECGCQLTGGYFMHPGDKYRDISFQQLLDLSLPYAEIRFDGEVCVAKAEGSGGVLNFNTCAEQLLYEIGDPSAYVTPDVVIDFQDVSFLPLSSSRVLCFGAKPSTISVPDKLLQLVPKDCGWKGWGEISYGGYECVKRAKAAEFVVRSWMEETIPGLNRCILSYLIGYDSLKAFSSDENASPQRTSEDIRLRMDGLFEQKEHAIQFTREFTALYTNGPAGGGGISTGYKKEILLEKHLVNREAVFWRIGIKRNTKSHSNEEVDHEHNLKHITTLQPKLQSETDKSSEFVSSCRSSTPAPSGQKIPLYNVAHSRAGDKGNDINFSLIPHFPPDIKRLKPIITCEWVKSVVSPLLDSSPSLDLDARDRRDKWISENVKVEIYEVKGIQSLNIVVRNILDGGVNCSRRIDRHGKTISDLVLCQQVVLPP, from the exons ATGGAACCCCAGGAAGGAGAAGATATTCATAACTGTTTGATCAAGCTG AGAGATAATCCGAAAAGGCGAAGGGATAAGGTTTATATTGGCTGTGGAGCAGGGTTTGGTGGTGACAGGCCTTTGGCTGCACTTAAACTGCTCCAAAGAGTTGAAGAACTAAATTATTTAGTCCTTGAATGCCTGGCGGAGCGGACCCTCGCCGATCGATATCAAATTAAGTCTTCTGGCGGTGATGGTTATGATTCTCAGA TTTCTAGCTGGATGAATATGCTGCTGCCTCTGGCTTTTGAACGAGGAACTTGCATAATCACCAATATGGGTGCTA TGGATCCTCTGGGTGCTCAACAGAAGGTCTTAGAAATAGCTACTGCACTCGGACTTGATGTTTCTGTCGCTGTTGCTCATGAGGTGTCTGTTACAGATTTAG GTTCAGGATCTTCACCTACAAAAGTATATACCACAGAGGGT GGTATCAGCACCTACTTGGGAGCTGTTCCTATTGTTCAATGTCTTGAGAAATACCAACCAGATGTAATAATCACATCAAGACTTGCTGATGCTGCTTTATTCTTAGCACCTATG GTTTATGAACTTGGTTGGAACTGGGACGAGTTAGAGCATCTAGCTCAAGGATCTATGGCTGGCCATCTTCTAGAATGTGGTTGTCAACTCACAGGAGGATATTTCATGCATCCAG GAGACAAGTACCGTGATATCTCCTTCCAGCAATTACTGGATTTATCACTTCCTTATGCTGAAATCCGTTTTGACGGAGAAGTGTGCGTGGCAAAGGCTGAAGGTAGTGGCGGAGTTCTAAATTTCAATACATGTGCTGAACAATTACTCTATGAGATTGGAGATCCTAGTGCTTACGTGACTCCTGATGTA GTCATTGACTTTCAAGATGTTTCCTTCCTTCCATTATCTAGCAGTAGAGTACTATGTTTTGGGGCAAAGCCATCTACTATTTCAGTTCCTGATAAACTTTTGCAGTTAGTTCCAAAG GATTGTGGTTGGAAAGGATGGGGAGAGATATCTTATGGAGGTTATGAATGTGTTAAACGTGCCAAAGCAGCTGAATTTGTG GTTAGATCATGGATGGAAGAAACAATTCCTGGTCTTAATCGCTGTATACTTTCTTATCTGATTGGGTATGATAGTCTCAAAGCTTTTAGCAGCGATGAAAATGCTTCACCACAGAGGACTAGCGAAGATATTAGGTTACGTATGGACGGACTTTTTGAGCAGAAGGAACACGCCATCCAATTTACCAGAGAGTTCACAGCATTGTATACAAATGGACCAGCAGGTGGTGGGGGTATCAG TACCGGATATAAGAAAGAGATTCTTCTAGAAAAACATTTG GTCAACCGTGAAGCTGTTTTCTGGCGAATCGGGATAAAGAGAAACACAAAAAGCCACTCAAATGAAGAAGTTGATCATGAACACAATCTGAAGCACATAACGACCTTACAACCAAAGTTACAATCCGAAACTGACAAATCCTCAGAATTTGTTTCATCTTGTAGAAGTTCTACACCAGCTCCATCAGGACAGAAGATTCCACTTTACAATGTAGCACATAGCAGAGCCGGAGATAAAGGAAACGACATCAACTTTTCTCTCATCCCACATTTTCCTCCTGATATTAAGAGATTGAAACCGATTATCACATGTGAATGGGTAAAATCAGTGGTCTCGCCTCTTCTGGATTCGTCGCCTTCTCTTGATTTAGATGCAAGAGATCGAAGAGATAAATGGATCAGTGAAAATGTTAAAGTTGAGATATATGAAGTTAAGGGAATCCAGTCATTGAATATTGTTGTCAGGAACATCTTAGACGGCGGTGTCAACTGTTCGCGAAGAATTGATCGGCACGGAAAGACCATTTCAGATCTCGTACTGTGCCAACAAGTTGTGTTGCCACCATGA
- the LOC131618343 gene encoding LIM domain-containing protein PLIM2b-like — protein sequence MSFTGTLDKCKACDKTVYVVDLLTLENIPYHKNCFKCSHCKGCLTMSTYSSMDGILYCKTHFEQLFKESGNFSKNFAKSSDKPNELNRTPSRLSSMFSGTLDKCATCSKTVYPLEKVTLEGECYHKNCFRCAHAGCPLTHSNYAALDGVLYCRVHFAQLFMEKGNYSHVLKSAHKRNGSSEPIEVVEEPSQSAAEEPQDPPEETS from the exons ATGTCTTTCACTGGAACTCTTGATAAATGCAAGGCATGTGACAAGACTGTTTATGTTGTTGATTTGTTAACTCTTGAAAATATTCCTTACCATAAAAACTGCTTCAAATgtagtcattgcaaaggttgtctcacg ATGAGTACATACTCTTCCATGGATGGAATTCTCTATTGCAAGACACATTTTGAGCAGCTTTTCAAGGAATCTGGCAATTTTAGCAAGAATTTCG CAAAGTCTTCTGACAAACCAAATGAGCTG AATAGGACACCAAGTAGACTATCTTCCATGTTCAGTGGAACCCTGGACAAATGCGCGACTTGCTCTAAAACCGTCTATCCGCTGGAAAAG GTGACACTGGAAGGTGAATGCTACCACAAGAATTGCTTTAGGTGTGCTCATGCAGGTTGTCCTTTGACACATTCAAACTATGCTGCACTTGATGGTGTCCTCTACTGCAGGGTCCATTTTGCGCAACTTTTCATGGAGAAAGGTAACTATAGCCATGTACTCAAATCTGCACACAAGAGGAATGGTTCTTCTGAGCCAATTGAAGTTGTTGAAGAGCCCTCACAATCAGCAGCAGAAGAACCTCAAGACCCACCAGAAGAAACCTCTTGa